Proteins encoded within one genomic window of Pongo abelii isolate AG06213 chromosome 18, NHGRI_mPonAbe1-v2.0_pri, whole genome shotgun sequence:
- the PAGR1 gene encoding PAXIP1-associated glutamate-rich protein 1: MSLARGHGDTAASTAAPLSEEGEVTSGLQALAVEDTGGPSASAGKAEDEGEGGREETEREGSGGEEAQGEVPSAGGEEPAEEDSEDWCVPCSDEEVELPADGQPWMPPPSEIQRLYELLAAHGTLELQAEILPRRPPTPEAQSEEERSDEEPEAKEEEEEKPHMPTEFDFDDEPVTPKDSLIDRRRTPGSSARSQKREARLDKVLSDMKRHKKLEEQILRTGRDLFSLDSEDPSPASPPLRSSGSSLFPRQRKY; this comes from the exons ATGTCCCTTGCTCGGGGCCATGGAGACACTGCGGCCAGCACGGCGGCGCCTCTGTCTGAAGAAGGGGAAGTGACCTCCGGCCTCCAGGCTCTGGCCGTGGAGGATACCGGAGGCCCCTCTGCCTCGGCCGGTAAGGCCGAGGACGAGGGAGAAGGAGGCCGAGAGGAGACCGAGCGTGAGGGGTCCGGGGGCGAGGAGGCGCAGGGAGAAGTCCCCAGCGCCGGGGGAGAAGAGCCTGCCGAGGAGGACTCCGAGGACTGGTGCGTGCCCTGCAGCGATGAGGAGGTGGAGCTGCCCGCGGATGGGCAGCCCTGGATGCCCCCGCCCTCCGAAATCCAGCGGCTCTATGAACTGCTGGCTGCCCACGGTACCCTGGAGCTGCAAGCCGAGATCCTGCCCCGCCGGCCTCCCACGCCGGAGGCCCAGAGCGAAGAGGAGAGATCCGATGAGGAGCCTGAGgccaaagaagaggaagaggaaaa ACCACACATGCCCACGGAATTTGATTTTGATGATGAGCCAGTGACACCAAAGGACTCCCTGATTGACCGGAGACGCACCCCAG GAAGCTCAGCACGGAGCCAGAAACGGGAGGCCCGCCTGGACAAGGTGCTGTCGGACATGAAGAGACACAAGAAGCTGGAGGAGCAGATCCTTCGTACTGGGAGGGACCTCTTCAGCCTGGACTCGGAGGACCCCAGCCCCGCCAGCCCCCCACTCCGATCCTCCGGGAGTAGTCTCTTCCCTCGGCAGCGGAAATACTGA